A genomic region of Exiguobacterium oxidotolerans JCM 12280 contains the following coding sequences:
- the panD gene encoding aspartate 1-decarboxylase: MLRTFMHAKLHKARVTEANLHYVGSITIDEDLLDAVGIFENEKVQVTNNQNGARIETYAIKGERGSGVICLNGAAARHFQVGDEVIIMAYAQLTNEEILVHEPKVAVLDETNNIKQMLSQEIAHTIL; the protein is encoded by the coding sequence ATGTTACGGACATTCATGCACGCTAAACTACACAAAGCTCGAGTGACGGAGGCGAACCTCCATTACGTCGGTTCCATCACGATTGATGAAGATTTGCTTGATGCAGTCGGAATCTTTGAAAATGAAAAAGTTCAAGTGACGAACAATCAAAATGGTGCCCGGATCGAAACGTATGCGATCAAGGGTGAACGTGGCTCTGGTGTCATTTGTTTGAATGGTGCGGCCGCTCGCCATTTCCAAGTTGGAGACGAAGTCATCATCATGGCATATGCACAATTGACGAATGAAGAAATCCTCGTCCACGAGCCAAAGGTGGCTGTTCTCGATGAAACAAATAACATCAAACAGATGCTTTCTCAAGAAATCGCGCATACGATCTTATGA
- a CDS encoding YpmA family protein, with amino-acid sequence MDSKIETLATVKVNRHDDTYKIVDLLNRTLKTEDLMFGLALDEKDKEQMVFTIYRT; translated from the coding sequence ATGGATTCGAAAATCGAGACACTCGCAACGGTCAAGGTCAATCGCCATGACGATACGTACAAAATCGTAGACTTATTGAATCGCACGTTAAAAACGGAGGACTTAATGTTTGGTTTAGCGCTAGATGAGAAAGACAAGGAGCAGATGGTCTTCACCATCTACCGCACATGA
- the panB gene encoding 3-methyl-2-oxobutanoate hydroxymethyltransferase has translation MHTMTPLLKKQATGEKLVMLTAYDYPSAKLAEAGAVDLLLVGDSLGNVILGYDSTIAVTVEDMIHHARAVRRGAPKTFMVVDMPFASYHGSFDRTLDAAARIFQESQADALKLEGAGDILTTIRRLTDAGMPCVAHLGLTPQSVGVLEGFKVQGKSLAAAEQLIADSLAAEQAGAKMLVLECVPHQLAKRVSELLQIPVIGIGAGVDVDGQVLVYHDILTYGVGRLPKFVKAYTDWNTSGTAAIASYVEEVKQGVFPSIEHTFTMDEELIDSLYGGGKE, from the coding sequence ATGCACACAATGACACCTTTATTAAAAAAGCAAGCAACAGGAGAAAAACTTGTTATGTTGACGGCGTATGATTATCCGTCAGCGAAATTAGCAGAAGCAGGAGCCGTCGATCTCTTACTCGTCGGTGATTCGCTTGGAAACGTAATTTTAGGATATGATTCGACGATTGCCGTGACGGTTGAGGACATGATTCATCACGCACGAGCTGTTCGGCGTGGGGCACCGAAGACGTTCATGGTCGTTGACATGCCGTTCGCAAGTTACCACGGTTCGTTCGACCGGACGCTTGATGCTGCGGCACGTATTTTTCAAGAAAGTCAGGCTGATGCCTTGAAACTTGAAGGTGCAGGCGACATCTTGACGACGATTCGTCGCTTGACGGACGCAGGGATGCCTTGTGTCGCACATCTTGGATTGACACCCCAATCCGTTGGCGTACTCGAAGGTTTTAAAGTACAAGGAAAATCGCTTGCAGCAGCTGAACAGTTGATTGCAGACAGTTTAGCAGCGGAACAAGCCGGTGCGAAGATGCTCGTCCTAGAATGTGTCCCGCACCAACTTGCGAAACGAGTCAGCGAATTACTTCAGATTCCTGTCATCGGAATTGGTGCCGGCGTTGATGTCGATGGACAAGTCCTCGTCTACCATGACATCCTGACATATGGTGTTGGACGTCTACCGAAGTTTGTTAAAGCGTATACGGACTGGAATACGTCAGGGACAGCAGCGATTGCTAGCTACGTCGAAGAAGTAAAACAAGGTGTATTCCCATCTATTGAACATACGTTCACGATGGATGAAGAATTGATCGATTCGCTTTATGGAGGCGGTAAAGAATGA
- the panC gene encoding pantoate--beta-alanine ligase → MKVIQDIDELRQELAAYDSIGFVPTMGFLHEGHGSLLEQARRENEIVVLSIFVNPTQFGPNEDLERYPRDEQRDQQLARAAGVDYVFYPTNETMYPLDMARVMVRTGDDVLCGASRPGHFDGVLTVVSKLLNIVRPTRAYFGLKDAQQLALIEGYVADYFVPVEIKRCPIIREADGLAKSSRNVYLSEQERSQAPRLQQALQQANALLEAGTAVEEVVERTKDALHLEGTALDYVEAVDYPTLGPVTAETKTILLAVAVQFESARLIDNLLYTRGA, encoded by the coding sequence ATGAAAGTCATTCAAGACATCGACGAACTACGGCAAGAATTAGCAGCCTATGACTCAATTGGGTTTGTCCCAACGATGGGGTTTTTACATGAAGGACACGGATCATTGCTTGAACAAGCACGCCGCGAAAATGAAATCGTTGTGTTAAGCATCTTCGTCAACCCGACACAATTCGGACCGAATGAAGATTTAGAACGGTATCCACGTGACGAACAACGCGACCAACAGTTGGCGCGTGCAGCAGGGGTCGATTATGTATTTTATCCGACGAATGAGACAATGTATCCGCTCGATATGGCACGCGTGATGGTCAGAACAGGCGACGATGTCCTTTGTGGTGCGTCACGACCAGGACATTTCGATGGTGTCTTGACGGTCGTCAGTAAACTGTTGAACATCGTGCGTCCGACCCGTGCGTATTTCGGACTGAAAGATGCTCAGCAGTTAGCTTTGATTGAAGGGTATGTCGCAGATTATTTCGTTCCGGTCGAGATTAAACGGTGTCCGATTATCCGGGAAGCGGACGGTCTCGCAAAGTCCTCACGAAATGTCTATCTGTCTGAGCAAGAACGCAGTCAAGCACCGCGTTTGCAACAAGCTCTACAGCAAGCAAACGCGTTACTTGAAGCAGGCACAGCCGTCGAGGAAGTCGTCGAACGGACGAAAGATGCTTTGCATCTTGAGGGAACAGCGCTTGATTATGTCGAAGCGGTCGACTATCCGACGCTCGGACCGGTTACAGCAGAAACGAAAACGATTTTATTAGCCGTCGCGGTTCAGTTTGAATCAGCACGCTTGATTGATAATTTACTTTATACGAGAGGAGCATGA
- the dinG gene encoding ATP-dependent DNA helicase DinG — protein sequence MEKKYVVIDLETTGHSIKAGDEMIEIGVAVVEQGQVTERLSAFVRPKKPIPPFISQLTGISDLDVRDADTFDVIAPRVLSMLDGGVFVAHNVQFDLTFLNEALEEEGYLPYTGPVIDTVELARILLPTAESHSLSHLTESLQLTHQEAHRAGSDAEATAELLLELLSRLRELPLDTLKQLRRLAPKLFSAMEEEIDFAIQAVGIETDDRFDSFRKIVLKKRLDPELMPNRSELQPFGPFVDHLNQEIFPKLFNGYEQRTGQLEMMRHVYQSLDQEVPLLVEAGTGTGKSLGYLVPATHYAIEHETPIIVSTHTIQLQEQLFARDLPLLRQLFDAPVDITLLKGRNNYIDLRKFEFFLNETEEPYNFTLAKATLLVWLTETTTGDLEEVSLPGGAAQGNIAIKQLIQSDSQSQLGRFDPWFSRDFFQHAVRRAKDATIIVTNHALLFSDIQYEAGVLPKGCPLILDEAHQIEEVASHHFGLVFDGHSFDRIFRQLGFSADKKSLTRLVSLSDQFDLTEMVEAHSEVIDETMTELIEEADNLLMIIQAYGLDLSSRKERREGRVTVRFKRLDHSMRAVQESAKRVELVLRRLRQAIRAIHKLFHDQREHMSYRERSVVADLKSVIGQIEDVENAIFETMLAPHDETVSWIETTAKNRKLTRIYTQPIDISERLYRDVFSKRTSILTSATLTVSNKFQFIEKRLGLSELETRRFIVPSPFGYAEKVRLMVPTDLPLLQDVPPAKYAETIAEAIIEIAEVTEGRMLVLFTSNDMLRQTHDATKQALPARFTLLSQGITQGSRQRLMKQFKQLDACILFGTASFWEGIDVPGDDLSCLVIVRLPFAPPDQPIVQARSEQIEQQGKSSFFEYSLPQAIIRFKQGFGRLIRTTNDRGVVFVFDRRIETTRYGKRFVSSLPNVPVLSKPLQELTAELELFLNDTD from the coding sequence GTGGAGAAGAAGTATGTGGTGATCGACCTAGAGACGACAGGTCATTCGATTAAAGCTGGAGATGAGATGATTGAAATCGGCGTAGCGGTCGTCGAACAAGGGCAAGTGACGGAACGTCTGTCGGCTTTCGTTCGACCGAAAAAGCCGATTCCGCCGTTCATCTCGCAATTGACAGGAATATCCGATTTAGATGTAAGGGACGCAGACACATTTGATGTCATTGCACCGCGCGTCCTCTCGATGTTAGATGGCGGAGTGTTTGTCGCGCACAATGTCCAATTCGATTTAACATTTTTAAATGAAGCGCTTGAAGAAGAAGGTTACTTACCGTATACCGGTCCCGTCATCGATACGGTCGAACTGGCACGGATTCTATTACCGACGGCAGAGAGTCACTCCTTATCGCACTTGACGGAAAGTTTACAGTTGACGCATCAAGAAGCTCACCGGGCGGGCAGCGATGCAGAAGCGACGGCAGAATTATTACTCGAACTGTTAAGTCGACTTCGCGAGCTACCGCTCGATACATTAAAACAGTTGCGTCGCTTAGCCCCAAAATTATTCAGCGCGATGGAAGAAGAGATTGATTTTGCGATTCAAGCCGTCGGCATCGAGACAGACGATCGGTTCGATTCGTTCCGAAAGATTGTGCTGAAAAAACGTCTTGATCCGGAACTGATGCCGAACCGGTCGGAACTCCAGCCATTCGGACCGTTCGTTGATCACTTGAATCAAGAAATCTTTCCAAAGCTATTCAACGGCTATGAACAACGAACCGGTCAACTTGAGATGATGCGCCATGTCTATCAATCACTTGATCAAGAAGTACCATTGCTCGTCGAAGCTGGGACGGGTACCGGAAAATCTCTTGGCTATCTTGTTCCGGCGACACATTATGCGATTGAACACGAGACGCCGATTATCGTCAGTACACATACGATTCAACTGCAAGAGCAACTGTTCGCCCGTGATTTACCGCTGTTGCGTCAACTGTTCGATGCCCCAGTCGACATTACATTGCTCAAAGGGCGGAACAATTATATTGATTTACGTAAATTCGAGTTTTTCCTGAATGAAACAGAAGAACCGTATAATTTTACGTTAGCGAAAGCAACATTGCTCGTTTGGTTGACTGAAACGACGACGGGAGACTTGGAAGAAGTCAGTCTTCCTGGTGGAGCAGCACAAGGGAACATCGCCATCAAACAGTTGATCCAGTCGGATAGCCAGTCGCAACTCGGGCGATTCGATCCATGGTTTAGCCGTGACTTTTTCCAACATGCCGTCCGTAGAGCGAAGGACGCGACGATCATCGTCACGAACCACGCCTTATTGTTTAGTGATATTCAGTATGAGGCGGGTGTCTTACCGAAAGGCTGTCCGTTGATTTTAGATGAGGCCCATCAAATCGAGGAAGTCGCGAGCCACCATTTCGGACTCGTCTTCGACGGGCATTCATTCGACCGGATTTTTAGACAACTCGGATTCTCCGCGGATAAAAAATCGTTGACGCGTCTCGTCAGCCTCTCCGATCAGTTTGATTTGACGGAGATGGTCGAAGCGCATAGTGAAGTGATCGATGAGACGATGACGGAGCTAATCGAAGAGGCAGATAACCTGTTGATGATCATCCAAGCCTATGGACTTGATCTCTCTTCCCGGAAAGAGCGACGGGAAGGGCGTGTCACGGTCCGCTTCAAACGACTCGATCATTCGATGCGGGCCGTTCAGGAAAGTGCGAAACGGGTCGAATTGGTCTTACGTCGATTACGACAAGCGATTCGGGCGATTCATAAATTATTCCACGATCAACGCGAACACATGAGTTACCGGGAACGGTCCGTCGTCGCGGATCTCAAATCCGTGATCGGTCAAATCGAGGATGTCGAGAATGCGATTTTTGAGACGATGCTCGCGCCTCATGATGAAACAGTATCCTGGATTGAGACGACTGCAAAAAATCGGAAGTTGACACGGATTTATACGCAACCAATCGATATTTCAGAACGCTTATACCGGGATGTTTTCTCGAAACGGACGAGCATTTTGACATCCGCCACGTTGACGGTCTCGAATAAGTTTCAATTCATTGAAAAGCGGCTTGGTTTAAGCGAACTCGAGACACGGCGGTTCATTGTCCCGTCACCATTCGGGTACGCGGAAAAAGTCCGGCTGATGGTTCCGACGGACTTGCCGTTACTGCAGGACGTCCCACCTGCGAAATATGCCGAAACGATTGCGGAAGCAATCATCGAAATCGCTGAAGTGACGGAAGGGCGGATGCTCGTTTTGTTCACATCCAATGACATGTTGCGACAAACGCATGATGCGACGAAGCAGGCACTTCCGGCACGTTTTACGTTGCTGTCGCAAGGCATCACGCAAGGATCCCGGCAGCGCTTGATGAAACAGTTTAAGCAACTCGATGCCTGCATTCTTTTTGGGACTGCGAGTTTTTGGGAAGGGATCGATGTTCCGGGTGACGACTTAAGTTGTCTTGTCATCGTTCGTCTACCATTCGCACCGCCTGACCAACCCATCGTTCAGGCACGATCGGAACAAATCGAACAACAAGGTAAATCTTCGTTTTTCGAATACAGCTTACCGCAAGCGATTATTCGTTTTAAACAAGGGTTCGGTCGTTTGATTCGAACGACGAATGACCGTGGTGTCGTGTTCGTGTTTGACCGTCGAATCGAGACGACGCGTTACGGAAAACGTTTTGTTTCAAGTTTGCCAAATGTACCTGTTTTATCAAAACCACTTCAAGAATTGACGGCAGAACTCGAATTGTTCTTGAATGATACGGATTGA